The Nostoc sp. 'Peltigera membranacea cyanobiont' N6 region GTGAAAAAACTCCTCGAATTCTTCTATTCCCCCTTCAAGGCATTTATCTTTAAAGCAATACCAAAATTCCGAAGAACTTAGTGAGCTATCCGGTGGCCCCTCCGGTACTTTCATCTCAAATACCCCAGCCAGTGGTTCAATGAATGCAAAGTGGGACTGAATTCTTTCACGCTTTCCGTTGACCGTGGGTGTCCAGCTACGTTCCTTGAAGTTGTGGGGCAAGACTGTTTTTAAATGACTAATAAATTTGGACATCCCCAAAGGTGCATAACCATGTTCCCGGCAGTAAAGTACATACCAACTGTGTAAACGACTTTGTGGGATAAATGTTGCGGACGATGAAGGGCGTAAGCACAAATCCACAAAGGATTTGGTCGAGTCCCCGTACAAAGATGCCTCTAGCGCCAGATTCTTTGCCCGATCTGAACTTGGTGGCGATAACAAAATGCGATCGCGTTCTGCTCGTGGCATCGCTAAAGCCCAAGAAATTATGTCGGACTTCACCTCTTGTAGCTTCAGCCACAAGTCTGGGTCAGGGGTTATATCTCGGTTTTTTACTGGGATTGGGTAAGCTCGACGCATCCAGCCGTCGCCAGCATTTTCGATTTGTAGATGACTTACAGAGGCAATCCAAAACCGAATGTACCACTGGATTGAATAAGCTACTGGATTGAATAAAGCGCGTCCGCTCATTGGCCCATTGTCAACTAATTCGTAAAAAGCTCGGACTCCTTCGGCATAACCTCCTACGTCAGGGAATCCAAATATCCGCTTTCCACTTAAATATTGATGCCGTCCTTCAGGTGTAGAAATATCCGCAAAATGTGTGGCGCTACTAGAGCCGGACTCGCCAAATAAACTACTCCAAAACCTTCCCAATGTCCCCTTGCCCCCACCACTTAAGCCAATTAAGTGGGGAAACCGACCATAAGGGGCAGTTGGGTCTAAAAACATACTCGTGAACGCCCGAATCACTTCAACCAATTCTGACCCAAAGCTTTCATTTAGAAATTTGAGAAAAACTTCTGGGCATGGTTTGTTGGCTTCATAATCGTGGGGAATGATATTAGTGAGGTAAAAATCTTTGCGATGAGGCATTTGTTCACCAGTTCGCAAATCAACAACACAATTGTTAAACCCTAATAAATGAGTATTGGTTGGCAGTGGTTCTGCTGGTTCTAAGCGACTGCGGCAATATTTAAAGGCAGATTCCTTGTGTGCGTTAGTTTCGTAAGGCTTGGTTATTCTCCAGCCAAATGTCTTTGTGTAAGAGAGCTTGTAAGCATCTTCTCCAGCATCTGCGAGGAGCTTGTAAGCTTTATTATCATCTTGGTGTTGCCATTGGTTATTCTCTTGTGACCACTTGTAAAAGGATGAATTTAGTACCATCCATTCAGTTTGAGGAAAGATTTTTCGGTAAGCCCAGCCATCAAAAGTACCCGCCGTCACGCAGTTAGAGTAGGGTAAATTCATGGCAGTGCATACAGGCAAGTAAAATGCCTCTGGGTCTGCTGGATCAATATCTATTTTGAAATTAGATAAATCCGTAACTTCTTTTTCAATAGTTTCGGATTCTGCCAAATCAAGCGATCGCTGCGCTACGGCCGCGTGAATCTCCTGCTCTAACCGACGGATAAATTCTGGTGTTTCCATCTGCCCCAAAATTTCTTTGATGTCACTTGATTTATATGGTAAATCGGGGCAGATACTATTGGGGCTAATTCCAATAAATGCAATTCCTACTTCGGCAGCACATTCAGAACACGTCTGGAGTTTTTTCAAGCCAGTGTCATCGGGGTCATGCAGAAAAACGATTAATCCTATGCCTGCTTCAATTGCGCGTTGATATTCAAGCGTGATAGTCTTTTTATCCCATCCACTGCCCTGAAACGTAATTCCAGCAAGACCATGCTGGCGACCAACTTCTACGCATCCCTCGCCTTCATGCTGGAGTAATGCCGGGGTTCCCGTCACAGATTTAGCAGCAGCTAAAGCTTCATCAATGCGATATGCTCCCCAAGGCAAATCGCCTTTTTTCATTTGGGGTGTGCCATCAAGTCGCCTATGCCATTGCCGAAAGGTCTTGCTGTAACCTTTCTCCTTATTTGCATCTGTCCACTGGTAGCGAACCACCCATTGCGACTCTGAGTAAGGATAAATTGTTTCGGTGGCACTGCCCTCAACATCTTTTGGTGGTTTACTCGTTAATTTTTTCGGTTGGGGTATATCTGTTACAGTATCCGTCAACATCACCAAACCTAATTCACCATCTGGAATTGGTGCTGGTTTGGGCAAGATTCTCTTGGGCTTCGCAGCCAAACGGTTTAGGGATGGAGTGTAATTAGCCCCTGCCCTTTCTGCCACCACTTCAGCCCAGGGTTTAATTGCCTCTCTGATGTCCTTACACTCACAATTATTGAAGCATCTGTACTTCCCGGTTTCTGGGACAATAGATAAGTCATTCCCGCCACAAACTGGACAAATAAACTTATTTTTAGCTTTGGACGGCTCTAGCTGGTCTTGAAAATTTCGGATGTCGAAGGAGGCAAACGCCCCTGGCATAACGCAGCCGCCAACGGCCTCTTGTCCTTTTAAAATGGCTACCATTGTGAAATCCTTGTGAGGTAAATTGTGTGGGCTTTACCTCCCCTGAAGATTCACCAAAATTTTAATTAAATTTCTCTATAACCCGTTGTAGGAAGTTGTAAGAAGTACTAGGAACTGATAACATTAGGTTATAAAGAAATTTAATAGAAAAAACTACGGGGTGTCTTCTAGGACTGTTAAACAACTTGCTGAAACAAGTTGAGTCTTGGGGAGGCATTCTTTTCTTATGTATATCGGGTGACATGACACTTAGAAAAGATGGACTAAGGGTATAGTCTTATTACATAGTAAATTATCTCAGGCAAAAAAATAATAAATATCTCAACTTTATAAAATAAAACAATTTGTTTATTTTCCTCAAGCCAATACATAGCAAAGCTTTTACAAGTTTTTAACTAACATTAGAAACCAGATAAATACCCCACTATATTAATACTAGTAGTGTGACTAAAAATAATTCAATTTATTGATGCTGCCTCAACTTGACCTTAATCTAAGATTAAGACGCATTTTATGTTGTCGGTCATGCGGCACCATCTTGCTTTGCAGGTTGTTCTATCCAAAGTGCGAGCGCTTGTTCGAGGGCCTCACTTTGGTTTACATCTCGTTCAGCACATGTCGCCTTGAATTTTCGATACAAGGGAACTGGCACATGACCGCTTAACTGCCTATAATCTTCGCTCCGTCGTCTATCAACCATCGAATCTACTGAGTTCATGTAAATCTATTCTCCTACACAATATCTAATTATTTTACTATCTGTTTTTCGTGTTGACACGACATCGTGTAATTGCTATATTAGCAGACATAAGGCAGAAACGCCAACGGCAGACAAGATACACGTATTCTTGGCGACTTCAGCCTGCAAATTTATTTTGAGGAGAATTTATGCGAGTAACAATCAGGCAATCCTTACACCCATTTATCAGCAATAAAGCGCAGGAATTAGGCATTAATGACCATGCAGAGGTAGTTAACTTCCTTTTACTTCAG contains the following coding sequences:
- a CDS encoding primase-like DNA-binding domain-containing protein, with protein sequence MVAILKGQEAVGGCVMPGAFASFDIRNFQDQLEPSKAKNKFICPVCGGNDLSIVPETGKYRCFNNCECKDIREAIKPWAEVVAERAGANYTPSLNRLAAKPKRILPKPAPIPDGELGLVMLTDTVTDIPQPKKLTSKPPKDVEGSATETIYPYSESQWVVRYQWTDANKEKGYSKTFRQWHRRLDGTPQMKKGDLPWGAYRIDEALAAAKSVTGTPALLQHEGEGCVEVGRQHGLAGITFQGSGWDKKTITLEYQRAIEAGIGLIVFLHDPDDTGLKKLQTCSECAAEVGIAFIGISPNSICPDLPYKSSDIKEILGQMETPEFIRRLEQEIHAAVAQRSLDLAESETIEKEVTDLSNFKIDIDPADPEAFYLPVCTAMNLPYSNCVTAGTFDGWAYRKIFPQTEWMVLNSSFYKWSQENNQWQHQDDNKAYKLLADAGEDAYKLSYTKTFGWRITKPYETNAHKESAFKYCRSRLEPAEPLPTNTHLLGFNNCVVDLRTGEQMPHRKDFYLTNIIPHDYEANKPCPEVFLKFLNESFGSELVEVIRAFTSMFLDPTAPYGRFPHLIGLSGGGKGTLGRFWSSLFGESGSSSATHFADISTPEGRHQYLSGKRIFGFPDVGGYAEGVRAFYELVDNGPMSGRALFNPVAYSIQWYIRFWIASVSHLQIENAGDGWMRRAYPIPVKNRDITPDPDLWLKLQEVKSDIISWALAMPRAERDRILLSPPSSDRAKNLALEASLYGDSTKSFVDLCLRPSSSATFIPQSRLHSWYVLYCREHGYAPLGMSKFISHLKTVLPHNFKERSWTPTVNGKRERIQSHFAFIEPLAGVFEMKVPEGPPDSSLSSSEFWYCFKDKCLEGGIEEFEEFFHPTKTPEPLHSLPVHPVHPLNTPTFDPGQAETLTQLGCPPCPIVLPQELALQKKDEENSESGVNQFVNLTDNPSVPLDFGDNLDSLAVTGFEAVQEVNLAENGVDSLDSPAVTGFSPRQDGELINTRESELSRPSVKVGDKVEFFNDSVHKWQVGIIKSVQLMSSYFCSATIEYRGNKCKVCSIEIFRSDWIKFLHHLR
- a CDS encoding ribbon-helix-helix protein, CopG family yields the protein MNSVDSMVDRRRSEDYRQLSGHVPVPLYRKFKATCAERDVNQSEALEQALALWIEQPAKQDGAA